The Hydractinia symbiolongicarpus strain clone_291-10 chromosome 2, HSymV2.1, whole genome shotgun sequence genomic sequence AATTGCGTTTGTATATTCttgcatgtttattttttacgaTGAAAATATACATTGGTTTCTAACCGGATAATGAGCTatttgtattttacagaaccGATCGGCAATACTATACCATTCGCGCCCAGTACtgagaaaaatatatttattaatgaCAACGTGGAAATCCTGGGTGAGATGTTACGGAAAACTTCGCTGGCAAAGGAAAATAGAATAAGCTTTGTTGATTTGTCTGACAACCCTGGGGGTGCAACTACCAGTGAGAAcgaaaaacaagtaaataacGGAACAGATTCTGTCTTTAATTACTTGGTTTGTAAGTATTCTGGCTTTTATATCCTTCTGCACTTTCCCGCACATTCACTTTTGCGTGATTCGACGTATATCTTCgacttaaaataataaacaggtTTTAGATTCTGCTGTGTCagcataaaaacacaaaaatgggAAGCACTTTACTTAGAATGATCTTCTGAAATACAGCCTTTTTAAAACTATGTTGAAAACATGATTCTGTGGACGAGAGTGTTTTAAGCTTTATTAAcagaattttattttcattttttagtttcATGGTGGCGTGAATACAAGAGCCTTATTTCAGTGTTATACTTTCAAACAGCAGTATCGCTTTTCTCTATACTTTTAATTCGTTATTCGCTAATTGGAATTTTACTAAAGATCACAGCGTAAGTGAGTTTTTTTACAATTCGTTTTATTTGTTACGCAGTTGAGTGGATATGTGGTGAAAGTTTCAACAATACAACTTCAGGAAAGaattaaattctttaaaaaatgagTGTAATATATTCATTTCCTCAATGACGGTTAATTTTAGAGTTTTTCGCGCCCTTTTTTATGCTCGCCTTTACTACAAAAAGCGCGTCGAATAGTAACGCAAACTATAAATATCTATCGTTTTTCGTTTGTGCGTCTAAACTTATGAGAATAGGGTGCCGGTCAGTTCATCAAACCAATTTTCGAAAAGTAGGactggaaagaaacttctagtgttttgtttatatgttaAACAACAAAGGTTGTGTAAAAGTTTCTCGCCGATTTTCATAGTgcattaaaaactaaaatgatttaaaaaataaaatgatataaaGAAAGGATATTTAATTTTACATGTGAGTTGCAACTGttagataaaaatgaaaaattgttAATTTCCATTGCATgtgtatttgtatttttatatttctattttaaccttgctttgaaaaaatattgttcactaattattccaaaatcagttgacaaaattgtaaaaattttatttaccttTTTAGCCGAATTATTTAacgatatatttttgtattgTAGAAACCACACCAAGGAAAGTTTGTTAGCCCTGCCTGCAATCCCTTCAAAGATTTCCacggaaataaaaaagaagctcTTTGTACAAGTATCGGATCAATCCGAATCGGAAAATTCGGACGACGAGATTTTTGTTGAGTGTTCGTCTACTATGCTACCAAGCGTGGAACGAGAAGAAAGCGTTCCGAAAGCCAATCAGGACGAAGAGAAATACATGAAGACGATCAAAAGCGATATAAGTAAAGAAGGCGTAACAAGCACGCCATTTTGTGAACGAAACCACGATCCTGTTTGTGAGGGCATAGCGCTTGATAATGAAA encodes the following:
- the LOC130630447 gene encoding uncharacterized protein LOC130630447 yields the protein MSYLYFTEPIGNTIPFAPSTEKNIFINDNVEILGEMLRKTSLAKENRISFVDLSDNPGGATTSENEKQVNNGTDSVFNYLVFSWWREYKSLISVLYFQTAVSLFSILLIRYSLIGILLKITANHTKESLLALPAIPSKISTEIKKKLFVQVSDQSESENSDDEIFVECSSTMLPSVEREESVPKANQDEEKYMKTIKSDISKEGVTSTPFCERNHDPVCEGIALDNEMPFVQDLDESCGFTTSTPRDSVIAPIGVMDSLNEISPEKFRRYLHEKNQEIERLGISFDEDGYIKEDNDASTSVPAKSDAVSKLDFSMSSLRQSIWHRISFVF